In Ischnura elegans chromosome 6, ioIscEleg1.1, whole genome shotgun sequence, one genomic interval encodes:
- the LOC124161357 gene encoding phospholipase B1, membrane-associated-like, which translates to MKMKLVPALGCLLVAVVGLCEADSSPIPSLEQRLIDFGLKLATVLNGPSLPILTASAYDPSDWWKILQDRIPENTKFPCLYTEDKPVWRSRRSPTSVHQLRPGDIDVVMTLGDSLSAGAAARELTPLGLTVDDRGVSFVGGGEETWRKYTTLPNILKVFNPNLYGYATGKGPYFSESAKLNVAITGAADYDILFQAMYLYNKSVEDPKVNMEEDWKLINILIGQNNICSYQCSHPVQNSPDAHKTRLQEVLDFIQEKFPKTFVNLISVLDTTLAARYPESTACELIRPVTCPCLLVTPDLEDNIVKMSAVVREYQKKEKELASDDRYKNKEDFTVVWQPFLLSTNAPLTRGAPETRVFSKVFTRTLPILTEECVHFNQRGSALVARTLWNNMLEPVGKKTKTLKDIFFQGIKCPTKKNPYLFTEKNSETYRKYCHQ; encoded by the exons ATGAAGATGAAGCTTGTTCCTGCGCTAGGGTGTCTGCTTGTCGCGGTGGTTGGTCTCTGTGAGGCTGACAGTTCACCGATCCCGAGTTTGGAACAGCGCCTCATTGACTTCGGTCTGAAGCTTGCGACGGTATTGAACGGACCGTCGCTGCCG ATACTCACAGCAAGCGCCTACGATCCCAGTGATTGGTGGAAGATCCTCCAAGACAGAATCCCAGAGAACACTAAATTCCCCTGTCTTTACACCGAAGATAAACCCGTGTGGAGATCTCGCAGATCTCCGACAAGCGTCCACCAACTTCGACCGGGAGATATCGATGTGGTCATGACTCTGGGGGATTCCCTATCAGCTGGGGCAGCGGCCAGGGAACTAACACCCCTTGGATTAACCGTCGACGACAGAGGAGTTTCCTTCGTCGGAG GGGGTGAAGAAACTTGGAGAAAATACACTACCCtgccaaacattttaaaagtatttaatccTAATTTATACGGCTACGCAACTGGAAAAGGCCCTTATTTCTCCGAATCTGCCAAACTGAATGTAGCTATTACTGGAGCCGCTGATTACGATATACTTTTTCAGGCTATGTATTTATACAATAAAAGTGTGGAGGATCCTAAAGTTAACATGGAAGAGGATTGGAAG CTAATAAACATATTAATAGGTCAGAACAATATTTGCTCATATCAATGCTCTCATCCAGTACAAAATTCACCGGATGCACACAAAACCCGTCTCCAAGAGGTTTTGGACTTCATCCAGGAAAAATTCCCAAAGACATTTGTAAATCTCATTTCAGTCCTAG ATACAACTCTCGCCGCAAGATATCCGGAGTCAACAGCCTGTGAATTAATAAGACCAGTCACCTGTCCATGTTTGCTAGTGACACCTGATCTTGAGGATAACATAGTAAAAATGTCTGCTGTCGTCAGAGAATATCAGAAGAAAGAGAAAGAGCTG GCTTCTGATGACCGCTACAAGAACAAAGAGGACTTTACTGTggtttggcagccatttttattGTCAACTAATGCACCACTGACGAGGGGGGCGCCAGAGACTCGAGTATTCTCCAAAGTGTTCACTCGCACTTTGCCAATTTTAACTGAAGAATGTGTTCATTTCAACCAACGAGGCTCAGCATTAG TGGCACGAACTCTTTGGAATAATATGCTGGAGCCAGTGGGAAAAAAAACCAAGACACTTAAAGATATCTTCTTTCAAGGCATCAAATGTCCAACAAAGAAAAATCCCTATCtattcactgaaaaaaattcGGAGACATATCGTAAATACTGTCACCAGTGA